The DNA segment CTTTCACCAAGAACTCCTAAATATATCCTCTTATCTCCATAATCTCCATATCTCCTTTTCTTACACTACCTGAACGCTTACAAAAAATTTTTCTTGCTAATATAGCCTGATAATATTATAATATATTCAGGTGGTTATTGTCAACCACCTTTTGCAGAAAATTAAAAGTAGTAACAAGAGGTGAATAATGAAAATAGCGTATTTTGATTGTTTTTCTGGGATTAGTGGAGATATGATTTTGGGGGCTCTGGTTGATGCTGGATTGAATTTTGAGGATTTAAGAAACGAACTAAAAAAGATACCAGTAGCCGACTACGAAATCAAATATGAAAAGATGATTAAAAAAGGTATTGCTTGCACAAAAGTAGATGTAATTACTGCGAGTGAAATTGGCTCACCAGCAGAAATGATTGAATTGGTGGAAAAAAGCACATTAGAAGATGATATGAAACAGAAATCCAAAAAAATTCTCTATCGAATGGGAGAGGTTGAGGCGAAAGTTCATAGCATCTTAAAATCCAAAATAGAAGATGTGCATTTTCACGAGTTAAATTCTGTTGACACAATCATTGATGTTGTTGGAGCAGTTATTGGATTTAAAAAATTATGTATTGATGAAATTTATTCATCTCCTTTAAATGTGGGCAGTGGCATAATAAAAACTAAACATGGCATTCTTCCTGCACCTGGACCGGCGACTTGTGAATTGCTAAGAGGTATTCCTGTGTATTCAAGTGGAATAAAAGCCGAACTTACGACACCAACGGGTGCGGCAATTATCACAACATTAGCTACTGGATTTGGTCATTTACCCGCAATGAAGATTGAGACAATTGGCTATGGAAGTGGGAATTTTGAACTCGAGCAACAGAGTAATTTACTTAGAGTCCTAATCGGTGAATCTCAAAAAGATGAGTGTGAATCTGATATAATCTCTTTAATTGAAACAAATATTGATGATTTAAACCCACAGATTTATGAATATTGTTTTGAGCGATTATTTGAGGCAGGGGCATTGGATATTTATTTGACCCCAATTATAATGAAAAAGAACCGTTCTGGGATAATTTTATCAATCATTGCCCCGCTGGATAAAGTGGATGAACTGATTAATATCGTTTTTAAGGAAACAACTTCTATTGGTATCCGATTGCAGGAGATAAGACGGAAAAAAATCAAAAGGGAAATAATAGAAATAGAGACGGAATTAGGCAAGATGAAGGTCAAGAAAGTCATTTTTGAAGGCAAGGTTGAAATTATTCCTGAATATGAATCGTGCAAAAAGATTGCTATAGAAAAAGGAATTCCTTTAAAAAAAGTTTAT comes from the bacterium genome and includes:
- the larC gene encoding nickel pincer cofactor biosynthesis protein LarC translates to MKIAYFDCFSGISGDMILGALVDAGLNFEDLRNELKKIPVADYEIKYEKMIKKGIACTKVDVITASEIGSPAEMIELVEKSTLEDDMKQKSKKILYRMGEVEAKVHSILKSKIEDVHFHELNSVDTIIDVVGAVIGFKKLCIDEIYSSPLNVGSGIIKTKHGILPAPGPATCELLRGIPVYSSGIKAELTTPTGAAIITTLATGFGHLPAMKIETIGYGSGNFELEQQSNLLRVLIGESQKDECESDIISLIETNIDDLNPQIYEYCFERLFEAGALDIYLTPIIMKKNRSGIILSIIAPLDKVDELINIVFKETTSIGIRLQEIRRKKIKREIIEIETELGKMKVKKVIFEGKVEIIPEYESCKKIAIEKGIPLKKVYSIINSSADTGKYGTQINADYQDF